Proteins encoded within one genomic window of Rossellomorea vietnamensis:
- a CDS encoding bifunctional glycosyltransferase family 2/GtrA family protein, which produces MKSIIDMVIVIPAYNPDEKLKMLVDDIMAAHFSRVIVVNDGSKEECAGIFRELEGIDECVVLHHSVNQGKGQALKTAFAYFKDHYHDSLGLITIDSDGQHTVEDMKKVAAKLEGHPNSLVLGSRNFSEENIPLRSRFGNNLTKVVVKFASGINVSDTQTGLRGIPAVYVDDLLEVKGDRYEYEMNMLLECKKKNIKIEEVNIKTIYIEENKSSHFNPIKDSIKIYSVFLKFIVSSFASFGVDILLFTFFALMLKDTIPESFIIVSTVLARVLSSFINFMINRNVVFQSNSSHTMIKYYALSIVQMGISALAVQYIYSAVSSGEVFIKIIVDSLLFLVSFVIQREWVFKNEVDRSELLNHE; this is translated from the coding sequence ATGAAATCCATTATTGATATGGTCATCGTCATTCCCGCTTATAACCCTGATGAGAAGTTGAAAATGTTGGTTGATGACATTATGGCAGCCCATTTTTCACGCGTTATTGTTGTAAATGATGGTAGTAAAGAAGAATGTGCCGGCATTTTTAGAGAGTTGGAGGGCATTGATGAATGTGTGGTCTTACATCATAGTGTTAATCAAGGGAAAGGTCAGGCTTTAAAAACTGCCTTTGCATATTTTAAAGATCATTATCATGATTCACTTGGGCTTATTACCATTGACTCTGATGGTCAGCATACAGTAGAAGATATGAAGAAGGTCGCTGCTAAATTAGAAGGCCATCCTAATAGCTTAGTACTGGGGTCCAGAAATTTCTCAGAAGAAAATATTCCTTTGAGGAGTCGTTTTGGAAATAACCTTACTAAAGTCGTGGTCAAGTTCGCCAGTGGAATAAACGTTTCCGATACACAAACGGGTTTGAGAGGAATACCAGCAGTGTATGTGGATGATCTTCTAGAGGTAAAAGGTGACCGCTACGAATACGAGATGAACATGTTACTGGAATGTAAGAAGAAGAATATTAAGATTGAAGAAGTGAATATTAAAACAATCTATATAGAAGAGAATAAATCGTCTCATTTTAATCCAATCAAGGATTCTATCAAAATCTATTCCGTTTTCTTAAAGTTCATCGTGTCTTCCTTTGCATCATTTGGGGTGGATATCCTATTATTTACGTTTTTCGCGTTGATGCTAAAGGATACAATACCAGAATCCTTCATCATTGTTTCAACGGTTCTGGCAAGAGTTTTATCTTCATTCATCAATTTTATGATTAATAGAAATGTAGTATTTCAATCAAACTCATCCCATACGATGATCAAATACTATGCCCTCAGTATTGTGCAGATGGGGATCTCAGCGCTGGCTGTACAGTATATCTATTCAGCGGTCAGTTCAGGAGAGGTATTTATCAAGATTATAGTAGATTCCCTTTTATTCCTTGTTAGTTTTGTCATTCAACGAGAATGGGTATTCAAAAATGAGGTTGACCGGAGTGAGCTGTTGAATCATGAGTAG